The following proteins are co-located in the Escherichia fergusonii ATCC 35469 genome:
- a CDS encoding PTS fructose-like transporter subunit IIB: MAYLVAVTACVSGVAHTYMAAERLEKLCQLEKWGVSIETQGALGTENRLADEDIRRADVALLITDIELAGAERFEHCRYVQCSIYAFLREPQRVMSAVRKVLSAPQQTHLILE, encoded by the coding sequence ATGGCGTACCTGGTGGCAGTAACCGCCTGCGTAAGCGGCGTGGCGCATACTTATATGGCGGCGGAACGGCTGGAAAAGTTGTGCCAGTTAGAGAAGTGGGGCGTCAGCATTGAAACTCAGGGTGCTTTGGGAACGGAGAATCGTTTAGCGGACGAGGATATCCGCCGGGCGGATGTTGCGCTGTTGATTACGGATATTGAACTTGCCGGTGCTGAGCGATTTGAACATTGCCGCTACGTGCAATGCAGCATCTACGCGTTCCTGCGTGAGCCGCAGCGGGTGATGAGCGCGGTGCGTAAAGTGCTTTCTGCGCCGCAGCAAACCCATCTTATTCTGGAGTAG